The Candidatus Planktophila sp. region AGGCGGATATTCTGAGGATGAACCACTTGGCGGCAGAGATCCATATAGCGCTAGCAAAGCCGCCACAGAGATGGTTGTTTCAGCATGGCAGACGATTGCAAGCCATAGCGATGAGAAAATTTCAATTTGCTCGGCTCGAGCCGGAAATGTGATCGGTGGCGGCGATACTGCAGAGGATCGGTTAATTCCCGATCTAATTCGCGGCTTTCATACCGGTGAAAAAACCATTATTAGAAACCCTGATTCAATTAGACCGTGGCAACATGTTTTAGATCCACTTAACGGGTACTTAACCATGGGATCTGCACTGATTGCAGGCCGCACAATTTCTGGTGCCTTTAACTTTGGCCCAGGCGAGGAATCAAAGTTAACCGTGGCGCAAATGGCTGATTATGCCTGCACACAGTGGGAAGACTCAAAGGGGGTAGATATTCAGATTGATTCGTCGTCCCCACACGAGGCCGGGCTGTTGTGGCTCTCATCAGAGTTAGCCACCAAAGAGTTAGGCTGGAGCAACCGATTTGAAGCCTATGAAGCAATCCGCTGGACTATTGATTGGGAGAAAGAGTCAATGCAGAGCTCGCCATTAGCGGCTTTAGATCGACAAATATTTGAGTTCTACGGAGCACAACGATGAAAAAACTTTCGGTCATCACGCCTTGCTATAACGAAGAGGTAAATGTAGAAATCTGTGCCTCGGAGTTAAAGAAGATTATGCAGGAGCAGTTGCCACATTACGACTACGAACACATTTTTGCCGACAATGCTTCAACGGATTTAACGCTAATCAAGTTGCGTGAAATTGCAGCTGGAGATGAACATGTAAAAGTCATATCTAATAGTCGCAACGTTGGTCCATTTAGAAATATGTGGAACGCAATGAAGAGTGCAACGGGAGATATCGTTGTTCCACAGTTGGCCGCAGATTTAC contains the following coding sequences:
- the rfbG gene encoding CDP-glucose 4,6-dehydratase, translated to MANFLKDYSGKKILVTGHTGFKGAWLSRILVLAGADVFGLALEAETNSLFDVAGDLGLKESSILDIRDLNAVENYFMTHRFDGIFHLAAQPLVRRSYKEPIETFETNVMGTAHILNAAVSNKATHWVVAITTDKVYRNVEKLGGYSEDEPLGGRDPYSASKAATEMVVSAWQTIASHSDEKISICSARAGNVIGGGDTAEDRLIPDLIRGFHTGEKTIIRNPDSIRPWQHVLDPLNGYLTMGSALIAGRTISGAFNFGPGEESKLTVAQMADYACTQWEDSKGVDIQIDSSSPHEAGLLWLSSELATKELGWSNRFEAYEAIRWTIDWEKESMQSSPLAALDRQIFEFYGAQR